In Neovison vison isolate M4711 chromosome 11, ASM_NN_V1, whole genome shotgun sequence, one genomic interval encodes:
- the LOC122889704 gene encoding basic proline-rich protein-like: MRENRCPRLEGNTRPRAADTSPQPPPPPGGGGESGNRVRAGGSSRPRRPPRVRASPQHPQSRRVGTRLRTPRAPDEARPSPPPLHERDALRRSLRTPSSPLPPAAAASSSLRSAVGAPGGPGRLRARRGWLCPRSGAPAGRVAPQLAPAAALLGPGAAEGARAASPPPPLVCQGPGLYFERSAIFTSSSPSQGARPQTRGSRRPGPPTFKRAERPTRARRDRPPRGGRGCFCGPAAAAGRSSPGPGLFPSSRATRKDNEEPEVPRSQTSNLRRGPRSARRTLGAGQDAGVPPRPPCPQTQSAVAGPGARDDAAQTRRACGCPSVAARRWGRALRSARRRKRGKRASALNHSPRVRRSVGGRDRSPQDASARAERVAPHEGSARRAVAPGGHRGVHRPRKPHDARPDVRQDPSRSCLLGAGSSGHAEPPALQPGPASPPATAARGFTAEHRPPRSSGPAGVRGARWPPDRPPHPLPPPGRRARPGPGGPPRARPLGPGVPLPPRPAPRGPRSPRLQTSLRPRQLFTVARPGSGRPAAGPRAPRGHYDTEPGASRGKRTHTKTGSYKGRRKKGGGQRGKRALERNDTAAEPVPRNPGRQSASRATQGACQQPPEPFLPPAARGGRPGQGRPRRVTAAQPGAGGKRPGREAPPAPCGPRRRRGGHQPAGSRSPPRPAAPRRPGLPQGAVRRPPPAPPPAAGGRRPLPAPSSSGGGGASETQTRVCSKSRAQRHSTAASHNTPGPPRPRAPLRPPPPPPAPPPGPLPSPRPFRGASALPVATRASRACAGRGSTLRPHVTLRQRRRREVPPAELRGEPAAPRLWLAAGTFARRLSFPQPRGAAVLGASGARTPSLRLGCRDLWEPGGPAALRSPRRGLGGWPLGLLAFRRLRFPRCPCCGRRGDAERESGQPAPGQRRGAGRATGRSRVQRPAGPKRVVRPAVAGVRDGARGRVVAGALARGSGGPGVRLRHLAPGRRAGCRQKPRDAEGGGIDRCPRLHLPACSVATRVSLHTRWQGRWREREQAWQPGALRPVQGKGGNGEVPGCVGDQKVSPGHEEPGGRVAPAGTMDTSRRRGS; the protein is encoded by the exons ATGCGGGAGAACCGGTGCCCGCGTCTCGAAGGCAACACACGGCCCCGCGCGGCCGACACCtccccgcagccgccgccgccgccggggggggggggggagtcaggAAACCGGGTCAGAGCCGGCGGCTCCTCTAGGCCTCGGCGGCCGCCTCGGGTCCGCGCGAGCCCTCAGCACCCGCAGTCGCGTCGTGTCGGGACGAGGCTACGGACCCCCCGCGCTCCGGACGAGGCgcgcccctccccgccgcccctgCATGAAAGGGACGCGCTGCGGAGAAGCCTCCGGACGCCCTCTTCTCCTCTACCTCCAGCGGCCGccgcttcctcctccctccgctCCGCGGTGGGGGCTCCGGGAGGTCCCGGGCGACTCCGAGCCCGGCGGGGCTGGCTCTGCCCGCGCTCCGGAGCCCCGGCCGGCCGCGTCGCTCCCCAGCTCGCCCCGGCGGCAGCGCTCCTGGGGCCCGGGGCCGCGGAGGGAGCCCGAGCggcgtcgccgccgccgccgctggtATGTCAGGGGCCGGGATTGTATTTCGAAAGATCCGCCATTTTCACCTCGTCATCACCATCGCA AGGCGCCCGCCCACAGACCCGGGGAAGCCGCCGGCCCGGCCCGCCAACCTTCAAACGCGCGGAGAGGCCCACGCGCGCTCGCCGAGACCGCCCGCCCCGCGGCGGAAGGGGGTGCTTCTGCGGGCCCGCGGCGGCCGCAGGGAGGTCGAGTCCCGGGCCCGGCTTGTTTCCGAGCAGCAGAGCCACACGGAAGGACAATGAAGAACCCGAAGTCCCTCGTTCTCAGACAAGCAACTTGAGGCGCGGACCACGGAGCGCGCGACGGACCCTCGGCGCCGGGCAGGACGCCGGCGTCCCCCCGCGGCCGCCCTGCCCCCAGACCCAGTCCGCGGTCGCAGGCCCGGGCGCTCGTGACGACGCGGCCCAAACCCGCCGCG CCTGCGGCTGCCCGTCTGTCGCCGCTCGGAGATGGGGACGCGCGCTGAGGAGTGCACGGCGGCGAAAGCGCGGAAAACGCGCCTCTGCCCTAAATCACTCGCCGCGCGTCCGAAGGTCCGTCGGCGGGCGGGACCGGAGCCCGCAAGACGCGTCCGCTCGGGCAGAGCGAGTGGCCCCGCACGAGGGCTCCGCCCGCCGCGCTGTGGCCCCTGGAGGGCACCGGGGCGTTCATCGTCCCAGGAAGCCCCACGACGCGCGACCAGACGTGCGACAGGACCCGAGTCGGTCCTGTCTGCTGGGTGCGGGGAGCTCTGGCCACGCCGAACCCCCCGCGTTACAGCCCGGGCCCGCCAGCCCGCCCGCGACCGCCGCGCGGGGTTTCACGGCCGAGCACAGGCCTCCACGGTCCTCTGGGCCGGCCGGTGTCCGCGGGGCGAGGTGGCCGCCGGACAGgccgccccaccccctcccccctccgGGGCGACGAGCCCGTCCGGGACCCGGCGGCCCCCCCCGCGCCCGGCCGCTCGGACCCGGCGTCCCGCTCCCCCCGAGGCCCGCGCCCCGAGGCCCGCGGTCCCCCCGTCTCCAAACTTCACTCCGCCCCCGCCAGCTGTTTACCGTTGCTCGGCCAGGCTCAGGGCGGCCCGCCGCCGGCCCCCGGGCACCTCGGGGTCATTACGACACTGAGCCGGGGGCTTCGCGAGGAAAACGGACGCACACGAAGACGGGATCATACAAAGGGCGGAGGAAGAAGGGCGGCGGGCAGCGAGGGAAGCGGGCGCTGGAACGAAATGACACAGCAGCAGAACCGGTTCCCAGAAACCCGGGGCGACAGTCGGCTTCGCGGGCCACGCAAGGTGCGTGTCAACAGCCGCCGGAACCCTTCCTCCCGCCGGCCGCGAGGGGCGGACGGCCGGGCCAGGGCCGGCCCCGCCGGGTGACAGCCGCCCAGCCGGGCGCCGGCGGGAAGAGGCCGGGCCGGgaggctccccccgccccctgcggCCCGAGGAGGCGGCGCGGCGGCCACCAGCCCGCAGGTTCCCGCTCTCCGCCGCGCCCCGCCGCGCCCCGCCGGCCCGGGCTCCCGCAGGGGGCGGTCCGGCGCCCTCCGCCCGCGCCACCACCCGCAGCGGGGGGCCGGCGTCccctgccc GCTcccagcagcagcggcggcggcggcgcctccGAGACACAGACCCGGGTTTGTTCAAAATCACGCGCCCAGCGCCATTCCACCGCCGCATCCCATAATACGCCGGGCCCTCCCCGCCCGCGCGCCCCTCTCCGCCCGCCCCCTCctccgccggccccgccccccggcccgCTTCCTTCGCCCCGCCCCTTCCGCGGCGCCTCGGCCCTCCCTGTGGCAACCCGAGCCTCGCGTGCGTGCGCAGGGCGCGGGAGCACGCTGCGGCCCCACGTGACGCTGCGTCAGAGGCGTCGCCGGGAAGTTCCACCGGCCGAGCTGCGGGGGGAGCCGGCCGCGCCTCGCCTCTGGCTCGCGGCCGGGACGTTCGCGCGGCGGCTGAGCTTCCCGCAGCCCCGCGGGGCGGCTGTGCTGGGGGCATCGGGCGCGCGAACGCCCTCCCTCCGTCTCGGTTGTCGGGATCTCTGGGAGCCCGGCGGCCCCGCGGCGTTGCGCTCACCCCGGCGGGGACTTGGCGGTTGGCCGCTGGGACTTCTGGCGTTTCGTCGCCTCCGGTTCCCGCGCTGTCCCTGCTGCGGACGAAGAGGCGACGCCGAGCGCGAGTCGGGGCAGCCGGCGCCGGGGCAGCGACGCGGTGCGGGTCGGGCGACCGGGCGGAGCCGAGTGCAGAGGCCGGCGGGGCCGAAGCGCGTCGTGCGGCCTGCGGTTGCCGGCGTGCGGGACGGAGCCCGGGGCCGCGTCGTCGCGGGGGCGCTTGCTCGGGGGTCAGGCGGCCCGGGTGTTAGGTTGCGGCACCTCGCGCCCGGGCGCAGAGCCGGCTGCCGGCAGAAACCCCGGGACGCTGAGGGCGGCGGGATTGACAGGTGTCCGCGGCTGCACCTTCCCGCCTGCAGTGTCGCCACGCGTGTGTCCCTGCACACTCGGTGGCAGGGCAGGTGGCGGGAACGAGAGCAGGCCTGGCAGCCAGGGGCTCTGCGGCCGGtgcagggaaagggaggaaatggAGAGGTGCCCGGCTGTGTTGGGGATCAGAAGGTGAGTCCGGGTCATGAGGAGCCTGGCGGGCGAGTGGCCCCTGCTGGTACCATGGACACCTCCAGGAGACGAGGGAGTTGA